The following are encoded in a window of Gammaproteobacteria bacterium genomic DNA:
- a CDS encoding glucose sorbosone dehydrogenase: MKNPLRATMVVAALFATSCGGGSSGGGTPPPALPNQPPPPPTQLTVNTTPVFAGQSFNQPLDLIEQDGRWYVAERGGIIYTFSGTGRGGTQVAMNISDRVVSNASENGLMAFEFHPEVGANGAMYVSYTGGNPLEARLSYFAFNSGTATIDAASEQILLTVPQPNTNHNSSDLSFEPGTMNLYWGQGDGGGGGDPGGNGQNTASLSGTILRLDLTTPNAVAIPSGNPFAGGAGGRPEIFLYGVRNPWRFDQDTVSGNFYFGDVGQNSTEEINLGVAGGNYGWNCYEGSASFSGESGCPDRSGTETPIAELSRDSAQSITGGLVYRGSAIPDLVGKFVYGDFITGNIWALEQTQSGFANELIAETNLSIVSFARDSAGELYVISFVSGDIHKIVP, translated from the coding sequence ATGAAAAATCCGCTCCGGGCCACCATGGTCGTGGCCGCATTGTTTGCCACTAGCTGTGGCGGTGGCAGCTCCGGTGGCGGCACGCCGCCGCCAGCGCTACCCAATCAGCCACCACCGCCGCCGACACAGTTGACGGTGAACACCACACCGGTATTCGCTGGTCAAAGCTTCAACCAGCCGCTCGACCTGATCGAGCAGGATGGACGCTGGTATGTCGCCGAGCGCGGCGGGATTATTTATACGTTTAGCGGTACCGGCCGTGGTGGTACCCAGGTGGCAATGAATATTTCCGATCGGGTTGTCAGCAATGCCAGTGAGAACGGCCTGATGGCATTTGAGTTTCATCCCGAAGTCGGTGCCAACGGCGCGATGTATGTTTCCTATACCGGAGGCAATCCGCTCGAGGCCCGTCTGTCCTATTTCGCCTTTAATTCGGGTACCGCCACGATAGATGCCGCCAGCGAGCAAATACTATTGACGGTGCCGCAGCCAAATACCAATCACAACAGCAGCGACCTGTCGTTCGAGCCCGGCACGATGAACCTGTACTGGGGTCAGGGCGATGGCGGCGGTGGCGGGGACCCCGGCGGTAACGGTCAAAACACGGCCAGTCTGTCTGGCACGATTTTGCGATTGGACCTGACGACGCCCAACGCGGTAGCGATTCCGTCGGGCAATCCATTTGCCGGCGGCGCCGGTGGCCGTCCGGAAATTTTTCTTTACGGCGTGCGCAACCCGTGGCGTTTTGATCAGGACACAGTCAGCGGTAATTTCTATTTTGGCGACGTCGGCCAGAATTCCACCGAGGAAATCAACCTGGGGGTAGCGGGCGGCAACTACGGCTGGAACTGCTATGAGGGCAGCGCCAGCTTCAGTGGTGAGTCCGGTTGTCCCGACCGCTCCGGAACTGAGACGCCAATCGCCGAACTCAGTCGCGATAGCGCGCAATCGATCACGGGCGGGCTGGTCTACCGTGGCAGCGCCATTCCCGACCTGGTAGGCAAGTTTGTCTACGGTGATTTCATTACCGGCAACATCTGGGCCCTTGAGCAGACTCAGAGTGGTTTCGCTAACGAATTGATCGCCGAGACGAACCTGTCCATTGTCTCGTTTGCCCGCGACAGCGCCGGCGAGCTTTACGTCATCTCATTCGTGTCAGGCGACATTCACAAGATCGTCCCCTGA
- a CDS encoding PEP-CTERM sorting domain-containing protein, giving the protein MKNLFSNLTLVLLLAAPGFSLATPVTVGDLEWRQVTDTLGFSWNDFASVCDPDSGACSGNLGEVSFDGWTWAGIYEIGDLFSTLFGHPGGISNLQFPYSEWAPAFFELFDPAPGQYPVAWGWSRDEATATRGRAARVVDFPYMDQAFTGDNIDKDITNYQIGGWFHRSARVLVPEPGVVLLLGAGLIGLGITRRSR; this is encoded by the coding sequence ATGAAAAATTTGTTTTCCAACCTGACATTGGTGTTGCTGCTGGCAGCTCCTGGGTTTTCGTTAGCCACGCCGGTTACGGTCGGCGACCTCGAGTGGCGCCAGGTTACTGACACACTCGGTTTCAGCTGGAACGACTTTGCGTCGGTCTGTGATCCTGATTCTGGTGCGTGTTCCGGCAATCTTGGCGAAGTCAGTTTCGATGGCTGGACGTGGGCCGGCATTTACGAAATTGGTGATCTCTTCTCTACCCTATTTGGGCATCCGGGCGGAATCTCTAACCTGCAATTTCCGTACAGCGAATGGGCACCGGCTTTTTTTGAACTATTCGATCCGGCACCGGGCCAATATCCGGTCGCGTGGGGTTGGTCCCGCGATGAAGCGACTGCGACCAGGGGCAGAGCTGCGAGAGTTGTCGACTTCCCGTATATGGACCAGGCGTTTACTGGCGACAACATAGACAAGGACATCACCAACTACCAGATCGGAGGTTGGTTTCACCGTTCCGCCCGCGTACTCGTCCCCGAGCCCGGCGTCGTCTTATTGCTCGGCGCCGGACTGATCGGGCTGGGTATTACTCGCCGTAGTCGCTAG
- a CDS encoding DUF45 domain-containing protein encodes MAEAQLDLLAPHAPDSRFIIRESPRAHHMAIHVNVDGVVEVVVPRHTRPGEVQQFVSQHRQWIDRALGEVEKNVSPAMRSMPDSIELPALGACWRVEYAHKRLHERDDVIEVPAVHEDRPACRQHLRRWLQTKARQELVPQLERIAAEHGFEFKRVQVRGQKTRWGSYSSSGTISINYCLLFLEPELVKHLMFHELCHTRHLNHSRRFWRLLAKHQPNFLALERRLDQARTSVPGWLAL; translated from the coding sequence ATGGCTGAAGCGCAGCTTGACCTGCTCGCGCCGCACGCGCCCGATTCGCGCTTCATTATCAGAGAGAGTCCCCGCGCCCATCACATGGCAATCCATGTCAATGTGGACGGTGTTGTGGAAGTCGTGGTGCCGCGGCATACCCGGCCCGGCGAGGTGCAGCAGTTTGTCAGCCAGCACCGCCAGTGGATCGACCGCGCGCTTGGGGAAGTGGAAAAGAATGTTTCCCCGGCAATGCGCTCGATGCCCGACAGCATCGAGCTGCCGGCGCTCGGTGCATGCTGGCGGGTGGAATATGCTCACAAGCGGCTGCATGAGCGTGATGACGTAATTGAAGTGCCCGCGGTGCACGAGGATCGCCCGGCCTGCCGGCAGCACCTGCGTCGCTGGCTGCAAACCAAGGCACGCCAGGAGCTGGTGCCGCAGCTCGAACGTATCGCCGCCGAACACGGCTTCGAATTCAAACGCGTCCAGGTACGCGGCCAGAAAACCCGCTGGGGCAGCTATTCATCCAGCGGCACCATCAGCATCAACTATTGCCTGCTGTTCCTCGAACCGGAACTGGTCAAGCACCTGATGTTCCATGAGCTGTGCCACACCAGGCACCTGAATCACTCGCGCCGCTTCTGGCGCCTGCTGGCAAAACACCAGCCAAATTTTCTCGCGCTGGAACGCCGCCTCGACCAGGCCCGTACCAGCGTGCCGGGCTGGCTCGCCCTGTAG